A single genomic interval of Lathyrus oleraceus cultivar Zhongwan6 chromosome 7, CAAS_Psat_ZW6_1.0, whole genome shotgun sequence harbors:
- the LOC127104113 gene encoding uncharacterized mitochondrial protein AtMg00810, producing the protein MENSNPVATLMASTTKLIKTRFAALSDASHYRSIVGALQYATITRPEICNAVNKVCQFMAHPLESHWLAIKRILRYLKGTITSGLLFTPASTVLFSLQAYCDADWAADPDDRRSTSRSVVYLGSNLISWWSKKQTVVARSSAEAEYRSLAHTDRSTV; encoded by the coding sequence ATGGAGAATTCCAATCCAGTTGCTACTCTTATGGCATCCACCACCAAACTCATCAAAACAAGGTTTGCTGCCTTGTCTGATGCCTCTCACTACAGGTCCATTGTAGGGGCCCTGCAGTATGCAACAATTACACGCCCAGAAATCTGCAATGCTGTTAACAAAGTATGTCAGTTCATGGCACACCCCTTGGAGTCCCATTGGCTAGCTATCAAGCGTATTCTACGCTACCTAAAAGGCACTATCACCTCGGGTTTATTGTTCACTCCTGCCTCCACTGTTCTGTTCTCTCTGCAGGCctactgtgatgctgactgggctgcTGACCCAGATGATAGAAGATCCACCTCTAGGTCAGTTGTGTACTTAGGCTCTAATTTGATCTCTTGGTGGTCTAAAAAGCAAACTGTTGTTGCTCGTTCTAGTGCTGAGGCAGAATATCGCAGCTTGGCGCACactgatcgctcgactgtgtga